The sequence below is a genomic window from Sorangiineae bacterium MSr12523.
TGAGGCGCAGCACCTCCACGATTTGAGGCATCTCCGCGAAGCGTTTGAGGCAGGGGCGGATGTTTTCGTGCGTGGTGCGCAGCCGAATGATGGCCATCAGCCCGAAGCCCAGCGCGCTCGGGTCGAGCCTGGCGCCGTATCCCACGATGATCCCTCGTTCTTCGAGGCGTTTCACCCGCTCCGAGGTGGCGGGCTGGGACAAACCGATGCGCCGGCCGAGATCGGAAATGCCGATCCGTCCTTCCGTTTGCAAAGTTTCGAGGATGGCCATGTCCATCCGATCCAGAGGGGTTCGTTTCGCGGTGCGTGCCATCTCGTACCTTCATTTCATCGGCTAGAACGACATTCTGCCGATGAGATCCTATGCCATCGTACCGAGAATTGCGCCACGATGTTCGCATGACGAATCAAGTGACGGATATCATCCTCGTCCCCGGGATTGGCAACTCGGGCGAGGCGCATTGGCAAAGCCGATGGCAGGAACGAAACGCATCGATGCGCCGAATGCGTTGTTCCGATTGGGACCGGCCCGATCTCGGCGAGTGGATCGCGGCGCTCGATCGCGAAGTGGCGGCCTCGAAGGAGCCACCGTGGCTCGT
It includes:
- a CDS encoding Lrp/AsnC family transcriptional regulator, whose translation is MAILETLQTEGRIGISDLGRRIGLSQPATSERVKRLEERGIIVGYGARLDPSALGFGLMAIIRLRTTHENIRPCLKRFAEMPQIVEVLRLTGEDCFLLKVLIPSPGELETIVDAIARYGAVTTSLVLRSEPPKAIGRALLERR